The genomic segment AGGAATCAAGTATAGTTGATTTTACAACATTTTTTAATAGAATAAGCGGTCATACGATTACATTTTTTGTTTCGCTTATAGGGTTTGTGTGGATGTGTTTTAGACACCGTTCTTTTTGTATAACTATACCTATGTTGTTTTTAGGGTTTTTAGCTCTTAAAGGTGGTCTTAGATTTACCATATATGCTGTTCCTATTATGGCTTTGGGGCTTGGATTTTTTGTTGTTAATTTTCTTAAATTTTTAAAACTAAAATCAAATTTTCAACACAATATTTTATATATTGTGTTTTTATTTTTTGCTATTTTTCCTATTTTAAATCACATAAAAGAGTATTTGATGACACCCGTTTTTACTCAAAATGAAGTTGAAACATTAGATAAATTAAAAAAAATAGCTTCAAGAGATGATTATGTTTTAGCTTGGTGGGATTATGGTTATCCGATAAGATATTATAGTGATGTTAAAACTTTGATTGATGGTGGAAAACACCTTGGAAGAGATAATTTTGCTGTAAGCTTTGCTTTGTCGCAAGACCAGATAAGTTCCGCAAATATGGCTAGACTTGAAGTTGAATATACTGAAAGAAATTTCAAAGAGCATTTTGGTGTAAATTTAGCTCAAATGATGAAAGACTATAATACAACAAATTCTAATAAATTTTTATTTGATATAGGGGATGAGAATTTTAACCCACCAAAAAAGAGTCGTGAAATTTATTATTATTTACCTGATAGAATGATGTATATTTTCCCTACAATGCTTCATTTTAGTAAGCTTGATTTGATAACCGGAAAAGAATTTCCACCAAATCTTTACGAGATCAGCGAAAGGGTTTATGAAGACCCAAAGGGAATTGGTCTTGCTGGAACAAATATAGTAGTATCTAGCGATTTTGATAAGCTTTTTGTTGGCGATAATATTTTTAATATAAATACTTTTATAGAGACAAAAAAAGATGAAAATGATAAATTAGTGGTGAGTGCTGTTGAAAATGATAAAAACTCAGAACTTTATGTTATTTTTATGCGTGATTATGCAAGATTTTTGATTTTAGACAGAAGCATGTTTGAAAGCACATTTATTCAGCTTTTTGTTCTTGAAAATTACAATAAAGATATATTTGAACCCGTTATCATTAATAATGATGTAAAAATTTATAGATTAAAAAAATAATGGCAAAAATAGGATTTTTATCGCATTCTGATATGAGTATATATCATTTTAGAACACCTATAATGTGTGCTTTAAAAAATATGGGACATGATGTATATGCTATATGTCCAAATGGGGAGTTTGTAGCCGAGCTTAGAAAAGAATTTGATGTTGTTTTGTATGAGCTTAATAAGTCTAGTTTAAATCCATTTGTAGTTTTATCAAATACCAATAAATTAGCAAAAATAATAAAAAAATTAGATCTTGATTTGATTCAAACTTCGGCTCATAAATCAAATGTTTTTGGAACTTTTGCGGCAAAAAAAGCTGGTGTAAAAAAGATATTAAATTTAGTCGAAGGTCTTGGAAGTTTTTATATAGATAGCGATATAAAAACAAAAATTATTAGATTTATTATAGAAATTTTATATAAGAAGTCGTTAAGATTGAGTGATGGTTGTATTTTTGTAAATAAAAGCGACCCGAAATATTTTTTAAAACAAGGACTTATACAAAACGATAAGGTGTTTTGTATATCAAGTGTTGGTGTTGATACTTCTAAATTTTACCCCAAGCAATACCGTGATTTTAAACAAAAAAAGATGGTTTTGATGGTAGCAAGAGCCATATTACATAAAGGTGTTCGTGAATATTATCAAGCAAGCAAGATGCTAAGTTTGCGTAATGATTGTGAGTTTGTTTATATCGGAGATAATTTTGATGGCAATAAAAGTAGTTTGGATATAGAGTTTTTAAATAGTTCAAATGTGAAATATTTGGGTGCTAGAAATGATGTTTGTGATATTTTAAGAGATGCTTATATGCTTGTTTTACCAAGCTATAAAGAGGGTTTTCCTAGAACTATCTTAGAAGCAATGTCTTGTGGTGTGGCTGTAGTTGCAAGTGATGTTGATGGATGTAATGAGGCTGTTATTGATGGTTTTAATGGGCTTTTGTGTAAAGTAAGGGATTCAAAAGATTTAGCTAAAAAGATAGAAGTTTTACTTGATGATGAAAAATTAGCTTTAGAGCTTGGAAAAAATGGTAGAAAACTAGCCGCGCAGGAATTTGATGAAAATATAATTACGAAAAAATATATAGAACTTTATAGGAAATTTATTGATGTATAGAAAATTTTTTAAAAGATTTTTTGATTTTTTTGGTGCTATTTTTTTGATTATTTTAACTTCTCCTATTATGATTTTAGTTGCTATTTTAATTAAAATAAAACTTGGTTCGCCGGTTATTTTTACACAAGAAAGACCGGGATTGGAGTCAAAAATTTTTAAAATATATAAGTTTAGAACTATGAATAATAAAAAAGATAAAGATGGCAATTTATTACCAGATGAACTTCGTTTAGGCACCTTTGGTAAAAAAATACGCTCTTTAAGTTTAGATGAACTCCCGCAACTTTTTAATGTATTAAAGGGTGATATGAGCTTTATAGGACCTAGACCTTTGCTTGTTGAATATCTTGATATTTATACACCACATCAGCTTCAAAGACATTGTGTTAGACCCGGTATCACAGGTCTTGCTCAAACAAATGGTAGAAATGCTATAAGTTGGAAAGAAAAGTTTGAATATGATGTAAAATATGTAAAAAGCTTAAGTTTTAAAACAGATATAAAGATAGCTATAGATACAATAAAGGTTGTTTTTAAAAGAAAAGATATAAACAAACAAGGTTTTGACACAACGGAGAAATTTAATGAAAACAACTAAGATGATTTATATTTATGGTGCAGGGGGACACGGTCTGGTTGTTGCTGATATTGCAAGGTCTGTTGGCTACGATGAGATAATATTTTTAGATGATAATAAAGAAAATAAATTTAACCCAGCATTAAAAAAAGCAGATATTGTAGTAGCCATAGGAAATAATAAAACAAGAAAAGAGATTATGCAAAAGGTTCAAAATGCTGGTTTTAACCTTGTAAGTCTTATTCATCCAAGTTCAGTCATAAGCCCAAGCACAAAGATAGGTAACGGTGTTGTGATTATGCCAAATGTCGTTATAAATGCAAGTGCCATTATACAAGATGGAGTTATATTAAACTCATCTTGTGTTATAGAACACGAGTGCTTTATAGATAGATATTCTCATATCAGTCCAAATGTCTCGTTGGCTGGAAATGTTAAAGTTGGAGAGCTCACTCATATCGGTATAGGTTCTTGTATTATAGAGTGTGTAAAGATAGGAAAAAATTGTATTATTGGTGCTGGAAGTACTGTTTTAAAAGATGTTGATGATAACTCAAAGGTTTATGGTATTGTTAAAGCATAATTCTAAATTTATATTTAACCAAAAATAGTTAAACTTATATAGTAATATCAAAATATTTGGTTTTCGATAGCATATTATAAGTAATTTTTAAACAAATAAATTTCTTATAGATAAGTCCTTTAAATGTAAAGTTAAATTCGTTTCTTATTTAAAGTTTTAATAAACTTACTAAGAAGTTTTTCAATCAAAAACAAAAGGTATGATTGTCAAATCCTTATTGTAGTATCACAGAGTTTAGTGTTTTAATGGTGGAATTTATAAAAGAATGATTTATAATATAGAGATTTTATAAATGTGATAGATCTTAGAGGCACATTAATTTTTTATATGCCTCCAGATATTATATTAATTATTATTTTTTGGTTTTATATTCTTCATAAAAAATAATAAAAATTGAGCTATCATCATAAGCTTCATGACATATTCACTGGCTTTATGGATACTATCAAACTCGGGATTGTTTAGTGTTGCGCTATCTCCTAATTTTTGAGCTTCAACTATAAAATCAGTAAAATAAAACACAAATGTTAAAGCCAATGCTAAATTTATAAGCGAAAGTGTTATTGTTGAAATTTTTACATGTATACACTCTTTTGATTTTATGTTTATTAGTTCAAACAAAACAGCAAAGCCACTTACAAAAAGCAATGTGTAGTTATATTTTATAAAAATTTGTGTCATTATTAAACCACTTTGAAAATGTGTCAAAGTTATATCACTTGCATATCTTTCTGGGAAAAATATAGCAGGTGCTACAAACACTCCAAGTGCAAACTCAATTCCTATAATAAATGCTAGTAAAAACATATATATACTTTTCATTATTCTCCTTTTAATTTTTAATTGCTATAAATCCACGATCAAATCCAGCTAAGTCTTTATAGAACTCGGCTTTGTAATTGTATTTTTTTAATTCATCTGACATTGATTTTTTCTGATCATACCCCATTTCACAAGCTATGATTTTTATATTTTTTAAATCAGCTAGTTTTATTATCTCTTTTAAAATTTCATCTCCACTATCTCCACCAAAAAGAGCATTTTTTGGTTCGTTTAAAACCCAATTATCAAGTTTATAATTATTTGCTATATATGGCGGGTTTGATACCAAGATATCAAAATCTTCATTTATGCCGTCTAGATACGATGTGTGTATTAGTTTTACTCTATCTTGGACTTTGAAATTTTGTATATTTTCTTTTGCATTTTTTATAGCTATCTCGCTTATATCCGTTGATACTATTTTAGCATTTATATTTAATGCCAAAACCGTGCTTATTATTCCACTACCAACACCTATTTCGCATATTTTTAGCTCTTTATTTAGGTTTTTACTTATATCTATAACTTTTTGAACCAAAATTTCAGTTTCTGGTCTAGGGATTAACACACCTTCAAATACCTTAAAATCAAGTGAATAAAACGAAGCTTTACCTGTTATGTATTCTAATGGTTTTGAGTTTTTAAAGTCTTTGATATTTTTTAAAAATATCTCTTCATTTGGTAATTCTTGGTCTAGATTTAGATATAGCTTTTCAAATGATATATCTAAATGGCTTAGTAATAATGTTTTAACTATATTGTAGTTATTTTCAAAATCACTAAGCTCATTTTTGCCAAGTTCTATAGCTTGTTTAATTTTCACTTTTTAGTTTCTCTATTCGTTCATAAAGGCTAGGGTGTGAGTGATAAAGTGTTGAGTATAGCTGATGTGATTTTGGGAATGCTTTGTTTTCACTTCCAAGTTTTTTTAATGCACTAATCATACTATCTTTATCCTTTATCTTTGAGCCAAATTTATCAGCATTAAATTCATTTTTTCTACTTATAAATGCTATAATTGGATTAAAAAAGAAATTAAAAATAGGCGAAAAAATCATTAAAAATACAATAACTCCACCACTACTAGGCATACCTATATCTTGATATACATTATCTGATATATTTCCAAATATAGCAAAAAGTGCAAAAATCATAATAGAACTTAAAACTATCATTTTTATGATGTCTTTGTGTTTAAAGTGACCAAGTTCGTGTCCTAATACAGCTATTATCTCATCTAAATTTAGCTTTTTTATCAAGGTGTCAAACAATACAACTCTTTTTGTCTTACCAAGACCACCAAAATATGCATTTAGTCTATTATCCCTTTTGCTAGCATCTAATGTAAAGACACCACTGCTTTTAAAGCCTAATCCTAAAAGTAAATCTTGTATTGATGATTTTAACTCTCCATCCTCAAGTGGTGTTACTTTGTTAAAAATCGGAGCTATTATGGTTGGGTATATTAAATTTATAGTTAGTATGATAGCAAAGCTTAATAAAAATGCCCAAAACCACCAAAGTATACCTAAATTTTCTATACATATAATTATAAGCCATATAAATGCTGAACCAAATACAAGCATTAATAGTAGTGATTTTATAAGGTCTGTTATAAAAATTTTTGGTGTTACATTTGAAAAACCTTGTTTTTTATCTTTAATAAATTTTTCATATATAGATACCGGAAGTTCTATAAT from the Campylobacter pinnipediorum subsp. pinnipediorum genome contains:
- a CDS encoding STT3 domain-containing protein, whose amino-acid sequence is MQKKINFLNNLNTSKQLYIFMLMAFTFSVCARLYWVFWASGYPMFFYNDTLMISTNDGYAFAEGARDMLAGFHQENDLSYFGSSLSTLTYYFVKITGIKLEVAMLYMSVLFGSLIVIPILLISKEYMNLKLGLFAAIIASIADSYYNRTMAGYYDTDMLTIVLPVFVIWGLLRVLEKKDKRDIIIAPIFILIYNWWYLSGFSLLISTIGLFLFYVILFDRKNILFYFQLGLLVLSISNFNFYIKFIAILLAYFGYLKYENKISIKILDLFLIACIAVFIACGGLNPIWFQFKFYFFRDISEISDLSFKFFNVNQTIQESSIVDFTTFFNRISGHTITFFVSLIGFVWMCFRHRSFCITIPMLFLGFLALKGGLRFTIYAVPIMALGLGFFVVNFLKFLKLKSNFQHNILYIVFLFFAIFPILNHIKEYLMTPVFTQNEVETLDKLKKIASRDDYVLAWWDYGYPIRYYSDVKTLIDGGKHLGRDNFAVSFALSQDQISSANMARLEVEYTERNFKEHFGVNLAQMMKDYNTTNSNKFLFDIGDENFNPPKKSREIYYYLPDRMMYIFPTMLHFSKLDLITGKEFPPNLYEISERVYEDPKGIGLAGTNIVVSSDFDKLFVGDNIFNINTFIETKKDENDKLVVSAVENDKNSELYVIFMRDYARFLILDRSMFESTFIQLFVLENYNKDIFEPVIINNDVKIYRLKK
- the pglA gene encoding N,N'-diacetylbacillosaminyl-diphospho-undecaprenol alpha-1,3-N-acetylgalactosaminyltransferase — translated: MAKIGFLSHSDMSIYHFRTPIMCALKNMGHDVYAICPNGEFVAELRKEFDVVLYELNKSSLNPFVVLSNTNKLAKIIKKLDLDLIQTSAHKSNVFGTFAAKKAGVKKILNLVEGLGSFYIDSDIKTKIIRFIIEILYKKSLRLSDGCIFVNKSDPKYFLKQGLIQNDKVFCISSVGVDTSKFYPKQYRDFKQKKMVLMVARAILHKGVREYYQASKMLSLRNDCEFVYIGDNFDGNKSSLDIEFLNSSNVKYLGARNDVCDILRDAYMLVLPSYKEGFPRTILEAMSCGVAVVASDVDGCNEAVIDGFNGLLCKVRDSKDLAKKIEVLLDDEKLALELGKNGRKLAAQEFDENIITKKYIELYRKFIDV
- a CDS encoding sugar transferase; this translates as MYRKFFKRFFDFFGAIFLIILTSPIMILVAILIKIKLGSPVIFTQERPGLESKIFKIYKFRTMNNKKDKDGNLLPDELRLGTFGKKIRSLSLDELPQLFNVLKGDMSFIGPRPLLVEYLDIYTPHQLQRHCVRPGITGLAQTNGRNAISWKEKFEYDVKYVKSLSFKTDIKIAIDTIKVVFKRKDINKQGFDTTEKFNENN
- the pglD gene encoding UDP-N-acetylbacillosamine N-acetyltransferase, translated to MKTTKMIYIYGAGGHGLVVADIARSVGYDEIIFLDDNKENKFNPALKKADIVVAIGNNKTRKEIMQKVQNAGFNLVSLIHPSSVISPSTKIGNGVVIMPNVVINASAIIQDGVILNSSCVIEHECFIDRYSHISPNVSLAGNVKVGELTHIGIGSCIIECVKIGKNCIIGAGSTVLKDVDDNSKVYGIVKA
- a CDS encoding DUF4149 domain-containing protein → MKSIYMFLLAFIIGIEFALGVFVAPAIFFPERYASDITLTHFQSGLIMTQIFIKYNYTLLFVSGFAVLFELINIKSKECIHVKISTITLSLINLALALTFVFYFTDFIVEAQKLGDSATLNNPEFDSIHKASEYVMKLMMIAQFLLFFMKNIKPKNNN
- a CDS encoding HemK/PrmC family methyltransferase, whose product is MKIKQAIELGKNELSDFENNYNIVKTLLLSHLDISFEKLYLNLDQELPNEEIFLKNIKDFKNSKPLEYITGKASFYSLDFKVFEGVLIPRPETEILVQKVIDISKNLNKELKICEIGVGSGIISTVLALNINAKIVSTDISEIAIKNAKENIQNFKVQDRVKLIHTSYLDGINEDFDILVSNPPYIANNYKLDNWVLNEPKNALFGGDSGDEILKEIIKLADLKNIKIIACEMGYDQKKSMSDELKKYNYKAEFYKDLAGFDRGFIAIKN
- a CDS encoding M48 family metallopeptidase — protein: MFSTLSIILIAYVCAKTYISLLQINFIKKHSKEEAVVLEQSEYENAAKIAIENQKFDIFSNIFSVIISLLWLGFGLKILFENTVKTDSILENVIFVVGFLIINTIIELPVSIYEKFIKDKKQGFSNVTPKIFITDLIKSLLLMLVFGSAFIWLIIICIENLGILWWFWAFLLSFAIILTINLIYPTIIAPIFNKVTPLEDGELKSSIQDLLLGLGFKSSGVFTLDASKRDNRLNAYFGGLGKTKRVVLFDTLIKKLNLDEIIAVLGHELGHFKHKDIIKMIVLSSIMIFALFAIFGNISDNVYQDIGMPSSGGVIVFLMIFSPIFNFFFNPIIAFISRKNEFNADKFGSKIKDKDSMISALKKLGSENKAFPKSHQLYSTLYHSHPSLYERIEKLKSEN